Proteins encoded within one genomic window of Cryptosporangium minutisporangium:
- a CDS encoding VWA domain-containing protein produces the protein MMDTSGSMKEKVEGTNSTRLQLATRAASASLSYFGTNDAVGLWEFSTHLSGSVDHRQLVPISAKDEEALTRALRNLQPQNDTGLYDTARNAVNAVRAQADADGINAVVLLTDGDNQDPGSVSPAALLAGLRPRAGQPAVRVYPIAFGDDLSEAGKGVLNQIARTTGGRYYQSNDPRDIESVLGDVMSNF, from the coding sequence GTGATGGACACGTCCGGGTCGATGAAGGAGAAGGTCGAGGGCACCAACTCCACCCGCCTCCAGCTGGCGACGCGGGCCGCCAGCGCGTCGCTGTCCTACTTCGGTACGAACGACGCCGTCGGGCTCTGGGAGTTCTCCACCCACCTGTCCGGATCGGTCGACCACCGACAACTCGTCCCGATCAGCGCCAAGGACGAGGAGGCGCTGACCCGGGCTCTGAGGAACCTGCAGCCGCAGAACGACACCGGTCTCTACGACACCGCCCGGAACGCGGTGAACGCAGTGCGCGCGCAGGCCGACGCCGATGGAATCAACGCGGTGGTGCTGCTCACCGACGGCGACAACCAGGACCCCGGCAGCGTCAGCCCGGCGGCGCTGCTGGCCGGACTCCGCCCCCGGGCGGGGCAGCCGGCCGTCCGGGTCTACCCGATCGCGTTCGGCGACGACCTCAGCGAAGCCGGCAAGGGCGTGCTGAATCAGATCGCCCGTACGACCGGTGGTCGCTACTACCAGTCCAACGACCCTCGCGACATCGAGTCCGTCCTCGGCGACGTGATGTCGAACTTCTAG